The following proteins are co-located in the Silene latifolia isolate original U9 population chromosome 1, ASM4854445v1, whole genome shotgun sequence genome:
- the LOC141586963 gene encoding major allergen Mal d 1-like produces the protein MGVSTHTMVDCTSPVAAARLFNAFCIDNHNFMPKALPNFVKSVDVVHGDAGTVGSVRQLNFPEGKPFKYAKNRVDEIDAGKFYCKYTTIEGDVLRENIEYVVHESTFEPSGNGTHYTMVTHYHTKGDFVVTDEHVAAGKENIKKMFDTASEYLAANPQLYA, from the exons ATGGGAGTTTCAACACACACAATGGTCGATTGCACTAGCCCTGTGGCCGCGGCTAGGTTGTTTAATGCTTTCTGCATTGATAACCATAATTTCATGCCAAAAGCGTTACCCAATTTTGTTAAAAGTGTAGACGTTGTTCATGGTGATGCCGGCACTGTTGGGTCTGTTAGACAACTCAACTTCCCCGAAG GGAAACCCTTCAAGTACGCGAAAAACAGAGTAGATGAAATTGACGCAGGCAAGTTCTACTGCAAGTACACAACCATTGAAGGTGATGTCCTTCGTGAAAACATAGAATATGTAGTTCACGAGAGCACCTTCGAGCCATCAGGGAACGGGACTCACTACACGATGGTAACACACTACCACACCAAGGGAGATTTTGTGGTCACTGATGAGCACGTCGCAGCTGGAAAAGAGAACATCAAGAAAATGTTCGACACCGCTTCAGAATACCTCGCTGCCAATCCTCAGCTCTATGCTTGA